AGCAATATTAAAGGTCTCTTCATAATTAgtatatataatagataCGTGTATGATActttacataaaataattttaaaaatatataattgttttgaTGAAGACGTATTACactaacaaaatatatttaaattttgctTTATCTGGAAAATTGTAcagtattataataatatttatgtttgAACAAAGAtcttttctatatattttaaattaaaaaaaaaaaataccgtTTCCCGAagaaatatgtatataatgcGTATCTTGAACAAttcaaattcatttttacttCATATTATAGTACCTTGTTCAACTTTACTttcataattaaattatcaatatcaATTACATAATTGAAGATGATGTTTTCTAATTTTAGAGTAAGAGTTAGActgttatttattaaaaatttacaaaaagatTGTTTTAAGAGTTagtttatatacattttaactTGAGATGtgattatattttgattaacttttaaacactatataaatttctttttatatatatataaatatatataataggAGAAGAAAGCTTTGTAATGTTATACAAGCTAACTATTTTGTCTATTCctgttattataattttaaagaatcatttatattcaattttatgtagttcaaaaataatattatattataatatatatatgtatatatatatatatatatacattaaaactaatttttatgagtcattttttaaattaaaataagcattttattttaacaataaatgtatacaaaaatttaaagtgaTATTTTTTGGAGTAggttaattaaatataaatatgtaattataaatattttgaagattAATTTCGGGTGTTTACTAAAAATCATCACCAagacattttataaatgatcaGAATTTTGAagtacattttattatatttttattaaaacatactATAAgataattgttatattttaacttatttttattattatacttaaaaatttatattagaaTCAAATTTCAATTCAAATGACAAAAAGAcctaaagaatattttaaataacattgatttctattttttttttaagcaaaaaaaaaaaaagatttagaGGTGggatttttgtataaaaaaaagatactttttgtatttattaaCATCTATTTATACTacttaattatatatttcttttttataattaatttttttaaataaactttttaatttatcatttgataaccttaacaaataatttacgactttactattaattttttcttctttttatttagaaaaatattttataaaaaaaactgtaatataaatgttatttaattaaatttttattaacctAATGAAATGtcacaaataatttttccaaccttttttctattaaatttttcaattgtttaaaagtatcatcattatattaaatataacattttaatttacatttatataaatttctagttatatacttaaatttcttatatatatatatagtttattttaaaaaaaaattttttttttttatatttataatttttattaaatgccAAGGTTTAACTTTTTGCCTTTGTAATTATATATGCAGATAGATGatagatatataatattttaacgaAAATTTGAGAATAATGTTGTAAAGAGGTAAACTGAACagaattatattatatatgtatttcaACATGTAACGTTCTTTAAAATTGATCACTATTCTCTTTACATATATACGACAAAAAGCAGAGGGCAATTTTTAAGATGACTTATCacattttatcaattataactttttagaATCACTGAAAACGAAATTCGCCTGCAGATTATAACgacttatattattaattttaaatactcTATAATACCATTGTTGTTTTTCTATAATTAACTATCAAGAAACTCTGATAAAATTCATATATTAATACTATTAATACACATCAATATTATAAACTTGGAGAGAGATAGAGAAAGAATCATAAGCATCGGTTAggtattattatttagaaaaaaaaaaaagacctTCCGATAACAGGAATTTTTTGTGAGCCGTTATCATATAccaaaatttaaacaaaattctTTCTTCTCAAAGAAAGATTACTACAAAGCTGTCCTCAAATCGTCACAAGGATTTTTTGGATTCTCAAATCGGATTCCTTATCTTGACGactttatcttttatttagtATCAATAATACCTTCtcacaaaaaaataaacaaaatatttcaacatatattttcttatcctcaaaaaaaaaagacgaaataagttttattttcCATAAACTATCGacatattttatcttatatctatatttttGCGATTTTTTCAACAACCAAAGTaccaacaaaaaaaaatattataaaaaaagaaaatcgaatttttataatctttgacaaagtagttttttttttttattttttaattaaataatcaatTATGAAGCACCAATATCATCATTCAGAGAATGGAAGTAATAGTATGAATAGCAATACGAACGATCGGAATACTGTTAAGTTTCTTCCAACAACAACAACTATTCATATTTCCCCTAATGGTAGTGGATCTTCCTATTCTAATCATATGTCAAATAGGCATTCTGGAAATTTTCAAGATATTCAACAACTATCAGTAGAtcaattattaattgtaatGGATCATATTAATGTAGCTGTTAAGAATAATGAATTTACTGCCTCATTAgctaataatatttttttattatgtcaacaattaaaattaatgggAGGAATGTTAGAACAAACTCATAAGATAAATCTTAACAAAGTATTTATATCTTTACGTCAAGCTTGTTGTAGAGATTCTGGACAATTAGGTACACCATGTcgtttaaaaattatggaACTTATTGAACTTCGTGCCATGGGATGGAGACCTAATTTGGCTCATacacaatattatttaaatcatcaatctaaaaatgaaaataaagataaaatgaCAAGTTCTGTTATTGGAGCATCAACAGCATTTAATACAATACCTGTTGGTGCTATAAATTTTGTTCCAGCTCCAACAACAACAGCTGCACCTTTATTTGTTACAGGTGATCAAACTGCTGCTGCTGGTGGTACAGCTCAAggattttatataataccAGCTACAAATGGTATACCATCATGGGGTACAACCATTCAAACTCAACCTATTCATCAACCAATAAATGATGCTGATACTGGAGCATGGACTGCTAGAAATGccttatttaataattgtaatttaaataaaatatttccaaATGATGGAACATTTCCTGTAGTACATATGCGTCAAAAATCTAACAATAAAATTCCCCAAATACGTGAAGAAATAACAATAAGAAATGCTGATTCAGGTAAAATAATGGGTGTTAAAGGTAGAAGAATAGCTGTTGTTGAGGAATTATCTAAAACTGTAGTATCATTTCAAAAAGTTGATTCAAAATCTAAAGATCGTATATTAACAATAACTGGAACATCACAAGAAAGTATTGAATATGCTAAAAAACTTATTGAAGAAACAATTAGAAGAAATATTTCACCATCAAGAGAGTTACTAGAGAATGATgaagttataataaaagaaggaaatgataataatattgataatatgggaataaaaattgaaactgAGGCTGATGGAACATTACGTTTAAGTTGTTCTAATCCTCAATACCTTACTGCAGCACAAAATGCTTTAACTGATTATATTAATAGAATAGGAAGATCCAATAGATTAAGTATGgatgaaaaagaattaaGAAGAGAAAGGAGAAAGAGTATGCCATTAAATATGGGAGGAGGAGGTGGTGGACAAAatgataacaataatatatcaaataataatagaaatagTTTTCATCATTGCCATAGTAGAAGGtaacataatatttatatattaattaatataaactttttttttttcctatctCTATTTTATAGTTCTTTCCGTGAGAAACGTTCTTATACTGGCTCAACTCCAAATCTTATAGAAGGTGTTGCTGGTTCTTCAGGAACGAaccaaaataataaaatatcgtATACCCGAAAAGAACTGCAGGCGATTGCTGAACAAAACAATACGAATAACAATGAAATTGACGAACCTATAGCACGAATGATTAACGAGACGATACCTGAAATTTCAAGAATGCGTATTGatgaacaaaaaaattaaagttaatagtttttgtttgtttatttgttttttttttttttattttaaattttaaaatttactgaATGAGATAAGgataaaaggaaaaaaaaaatggattttaacaacaaaaaattaaatgaattattactatatattaatatagaataaatatgaataacaacaaaaaaaaatattatgaaatatCTTATCTAATCAaggttatttttattattaccattttaatataacattttttttggcatatatatcattcattatattgaaaacacctaaatatgttttttattattttttattttttttttataggtgtgtttattattatttttttagttaattatatatatatatatttttttttaaattattttttattatcaaattttttatataaaaaaattatgatagatcaattatatttatttattgttattatttattcttttatttttgaaacaaATCACCAAGTAATAGGATCATTAGAACCTTTAGTTATTAATGGTGATAGAACAAAATCACAATTTCCACAACTTGTTACAGCAGATAATTTTCCTTTATTTCCATTTACAGATCAATTTAATTGGGGTATTGAAGTTAATCCAGCTAATAAAGTGGCATTATCTACTGATATAAATATTCCAGTACCAGGATGGGGTAATTGGGATATGGATGGTACATTATATACAGGGCATATTAATACAGATACAAGAGTTGGTACTATTGTAAGACctgtaaataaattaaatataaatccTGAAACATTAGCATTACTTGGAAAAAATCCTTCATTTAGAGCAGCTAGAAGTAtgtcttatttttttaatcattattactttttatttttttttaagaaaatgcCAAAGAAGTTTTGGTTGGAAAACTTCCATATAATTATGAACCATTACGTTGTAAACCACCATATTGTAATCCATTTGTATCTTTTGTTGCTGCAGGAAGTGAATTTGAAGAAGgtgatgatattttttttattggtgGTCTTGATTTTCCTGTATCTGTTGGATTATTAGGACAAGGAGTACGATATCCATTGTCTGGTGTTTTTGAGTATGGTACATCACCTGTATCATATATGCATGCTAATGCTTACAATCCCGTAACACCATTtgattttacaaaaattgataatgttggaaaaagttttataaaagataataataaaaatgatttaaattttctaaatataaaatcaagaaaaaagagaaattcaataaataattatttatataaatatacatttaaatgaaatttggttttgtttcattttaattaaactaataatattaaaagaaaaagttataaatatcTTGATAATTTAGATCAAATAGAATATATgtcaaataattaataaatatattttaacatttattgaaatcttattttatttatttaataacgAAATGTttctattaattaatattttattactaatttttcataaatctATATCACAAATAATAGGATCTCTGGAACCACATATAGTTAATTCAGATCTTAAAACTCAACAATTTCCTGAACTTATTACAGCAGATAATTTTCCTCTATTTCCATTTACAGACCAATTTAATTGGGGTATTGAAATTAATCCAGCAAATAAAGTTGCCTTAGGTAGTGATCTTAATATTCCTGTACCAGGATGGGGTAATTGGGATTTGGATGCTAATTTGTATACAGGTCATATTAATACTGATACAAAAGTTGGTGTTCAAGTAAGACCTACTAATAAACTTGGAATTAAACCAGAAACTTTAGTATTACTTGGACAAAGTCCTGCATTTAGAGCTGCAAGaagtatgttttttttttatatttttacctttaaaattaaaattatttatttttatagaaaaagcTAAAGAAGTTTTAATTGGAAAAATGCCATATAATTATATGCCATCAAAATGTAAACCACCATATTGTAATCCATTTGTTCATTTTGTAACAGCTGGTGTTGAAGTTGAAGAAGGAGatgatacattttttattggtGGTATAGATTTTCCAGTACCTGTTGGTCCAAATGGACAAGGTGTAAGATTTCCTTTATCAGGAGCCTTTGAACAAGGTACCTCTCCATTTGCTTATGTTCATGCTCATGCATACAATCCATCAACACCTTTTGACTTtacaaaaattgataatgtACGTAAAAGTcctaagaaaaaatatttaactgaGAAAATAGATAAGGAAGTTGaagataaagataaatatcaTGCTTCGAGTATTAAATTACGTAAAAAACGTCAAGTAAACATGGATAGAATAACAAAACtttctaaatattattatctttattattaaaaaaaaaacttatattttatacactggtactttaataaaattggCACATAGTactgttttaaaaaaataataaagtacaacaaatttttattaatactttgAAAGGGCATAATGTTAAAGAATActaaataagaaaataaaaaattaaaatctacaaaacaattattttgacgaaaaaaaaaaatctaaatattttattaaaatattagttaaaaaaaagcatATGATTATtggtaaattatataaaaaaaatataagataagataaatgaaaaagaCCTAAATTACCatatatatagtaatttaaaaatatttattataatttttcaaaaacttatattttttaagtataaaactcataattcatttttatagaaagagagaatatgataaaaagatacatgaataaaattgtaaaaatagaATCATTTTGATGCCTAATGGGAATAAAGTAAGTAGGGAAAGAGAATGGTCAAAagtttttagaaaaatatttatgtttcatagttatttaaatgtttcctatcaaaaactttttctCTTTTCTTTAACTATAATTTGTATTGATATAAGGATAAATGATTAAGaatgaatataatttgtataaaaaaaaaattttttttttttcttaaatattttatctttaaattaattatctttatcaCTAATAgaaagataatataaataaaattattcttacatttttctttcttaTTTTGATTGtatgatataattttatccatattttcttattaaaagcttactttatctatatatatataaaagattcaTCTATCATctattttatcttttctctatcacaattttatatttggTTTCTTTTGCTaacataattataatataattcaCTTCATCGTCAtccaaaaaatttattattttttttattttcatcaattaaaatagaacatttaaaaatgatatttaattaaaaattttcataaataaaagttattttttattactaacaATAATTATACATATGACGTTTATgctaatatttattgttaaaaatttaaaatgtaattaaaaattatgttttttaatagaaatatttatatttttcatataaataatgtacttcatatctttttttttcttataatttaCATGCAaccaataattataaataaaaattagtttaattAGAAATAGTTATCAATTgttaattaacatttatcacaataatttttaaataaattttattttattttttttttttttgtagtaaTAATTCTTTCCTTcctatttcaataaaaagataaataaattaacttgaatttttatgtaaCTATTTCAAGACTATCCAATTTAACTGTTTTAATTGCCTCCTATTCTTTAATTTTGTCCCTGAATTGGCCTTTCTTGAAAATGTCATAACATTTGATActaaaaaatacatatatatatttatatttttatgttaagaaaagtgataaaaaaaggCCTTTTTAAAAGATGGTTTTTAATGAAGTGATTCAAAAAGTGTGATGAATagacaaatatataaataaactttgTCTTTTAACATTTTGTATGGTATTTACACCaatcttaaaattataattacttcctctttatttttttattttattttttttttgtaacacAAGAAAAgttactatttaaaaaaagttttattttttttaactataatttttcaatacaTTTAACTTTGTGGATATTCTTTagaaatcattttttttaaaaaaaaaagtttttgaattaaaaaaaaaataaataaaaaaatatatcatatagtaaaaatatttttttgaatattttttctacCTTAATCTTTTGTCTTAtcttttatagaaaatattttctactAACATCTAACTATATAATtgtcataaaaataattttctttttatctttaaaaaatttaaagttaacaatcgtatataattttcttgaGAGGGTTGAAGAAACGTCAAGTGAATACTTATTAAATGACAGAATCATATAGTGTAAAAGTGCCATGTTTCaaaatactaatattttatttaccttATATAAAAGCACATAAAGTAGAAATAACTTTTAACATCAATATCTTggactttattttttttctcctaatttttatataataaatttgtaattgatagattattatttttatagataaacttatattaataatagtcaatctttgttattaaaaaaaaatatctttttttaaatcatttttttaataatatacaaataaaagattataagaattaaattaattaataatttaaatacatCAATAATcacattatataataatttttgaaaaagtcactttttttttgcacTTCAGTTATTTATAcgtatatttttgtttatataaatacatgagtatattataattaataactatttttaaattattatacatttccaattataaacttatataaatatatttaatattttctaaatttgttgcaatataaattttaatgaatttatatttatcatatacctaatattaataataatatatattatttttaaatacaaaaattttccaaaaaaggtatattattttctttaaatacttaataacttttttttttggtttttctacaaatataatgtcattttttatgtataacaataaaagatttacgttaattatatttttttttgctgtgaaaaaaaatgtcaattaatgaataaattatttgtaaacaaagaattaaatattattcaaattGTATTTGCAAACATAactcaaaatttttaattttttttaatattaataggttgtctttttcataaaaatgtatttgaaAGAATTCTCacaatgtttattttaatttttgagaATGACGATActattacattttaaaaactttgtcttttattaattgaaaattatgtaatataaatttttttttctaacacaatgataagaaaaaaaaaatttttttttaataaagttgaaaaaatgataaatgtaATTGAAATGTTCTATACATTTTAAAGtagatatttattataataaaatttatgtatattaaaatcttagactaaagtataataatttttgattatgtTCTATGTAAgaagtattaaattttaataattttttatttcaaaattatttaattgaattttatatttatttttttatatttagtattttttaGTACATATGTACTTTCTTACTATTCAATTATGAAATTTAATGGTtcttaaaatgttaaaaaaaaatcacgAGTTGTATACTTTTAGTTTACGctaattatttgttattaaaaaaattatgtatattttttttttgatattttataaattaaaatgcggaaaagtttaaaaaactattaaaatgttattatgtcattttgatataacaattattatctataaattaaaaagtatgtcttttatattttaagttttttatttaggtaataaaataaaaaaaaagaaatttatttatttatcaaaaaagtaaaaaataatctattATGTTTGATggtatctaaaaataatgttttatttgataTGTCACTAAAtgaaagttaaaataatagtagATAAATTTGGTAGAAGTGCGAAATAGATTAGGGTTTGttgtgataaaaataaatataagcAAATGATAGTTATTTATATGAAGATATACATTTtgttagtaataaaaaaaggaatgataaatttattgaaagaTATCTTTagctttttaaaaatatatattatagatacaattttttttttcataatatgttacttttaaatttaaataattgatgttgaaaaataattatgatataaaatattttataaccatattttttgtttaaattatattatttctataagCCCCATAATATTACATCTTTCTTTACGTTTATGAAAAAAGgagaataaatattttttgacgttataaaaagaaagaaatttACTGTTGAcataatatattactttatgtataaataaatattttcccttaagttataaacttttatactacttttacaatattttataaatattaaaattaggtaaaatttgattttatcattaatatttaactaacaaaaattttaactttatatttaaaaaaaatatatatttaaatattttataatttataacattCTATCAAactaacaaatatttaatataaataataactttttaaaccTTAATacatcattttaaataatttgcaatttttttttacaagtttttaactttaattacttttgaaatatttataattagtaAAATACATTTGATTTAAGTAACAGAGATTTagcttttttaattatacaaaaaacaCATAAACATTTctgttattaatttttaaaaaagctTTACCAGACGTCAAAATAAAGTTCTTTCaaaatgtttcaaaaaa
This Strongyloides ratti genome assembly S_ratti_ED321, chromosome : 2 DNA region includes the following protein-coding sequences:
- a CDS encoding Mextli — protein: MKHQYHHSENGSNSMNSNTNDRNTVKFLPTTTTIHISPNGSGSSYSNHMSNRHSGNFQDIQQLSVDQLLIVMDHINVAVKNNEFTASLANNIFLLCQQLKLMGGMLEQTHKINLNKVFISLRQACCRDSGQLGTPCRLKIMELIELRAMGWRPNLAHTQYYLNHQSKNENKDKMTSSVIGASTAFNTIPVGAINFVPAPTTTAAPLFVTGDQTAAAGGTAQGFYIIPATNGIPSWGTTIQTQPIHQPINDADTGAWTARNALFNNCNLNKIFPNDGTFPVVHMRQKSNNKIPQIREEITIRNADSGKIMGVKGRRIAVVEELSKTVVSFQKVDSKSKDRILTITGTSQESIEYAKKLIEETIRRNISPSRELLENDEVIIKEGNDNNIDNMGIKIETEADGTLRLSCSNPQYLTAAQNALTDYINRIGRSNRLSMDEKELRRERRKSMPLNMGGGGGGQNDNNNISNNNRNSFHHCHSRSSFREKRSYTGSTPNLIEGVAGSSGTNQNNKISYTRKELQAIAEQNNTNNNEIDEPIARMINETIPEISRMRIDEQKN